In one Hemitrygon akajei chromosome 3, sHemAka1.3, whole genome shotgun sequence genomic region, the following are encoded:
- the LOC140725674 gene encoding odorant receptor 131-2, with translation MVCSFQLQRALKEGMNSSNETYNYFFHAVKTSVYLIDFIVTAVCSHVIISTVQQELELKRETRYFLLCQHLIYSSVYFALGTLTNGFQLFKVSSPRMLCWILLSVQIMFAQCIMLTLTLMSFNTCLAICWPLRYLSLVDSAKKKITAVIWVIALQNPLWSLIYQSLNASVTYIIENDPSCPNPLNGFASRQIGIVFILLCFLVILISYCLIYREGRRAGYFVSTNVHARNTILIHGIQLSFFILPVLLTIGISNKPNLITLKLVNTAVFSIAQCLSPVIYGLRCKELRNKLADTKFCCCVLRHRKKNAGVIQLSEIHAIDTIAVARSSQIYNH, from the coding sequence ATGGTTTGTTCATTCCAATTACAAAGAGCATTAAAGGAAGGCATGAACAGCTCTAATGAGACTTacaattatttttttcatgcAGTGAAGACTTCAGTTTATCTAATTGATTTTATCGTCACTGCGGTATGCAGTCATGTAATAATTAGCACGGTGCAGCAAGAGTTGGAATTGAAACGAGAGACAAGATACTTTCTCCTGTGCCAGCATCTCATCTACTCTTCCGTATATTTCGCCTTGGGCACGTTGACAAATGGCTTTCAACTCTTCAAAGTCAGCTCACCCCGAATGCTTTGCTGGATCCTGCTCTCCGTACAAATAATGTTCGCACAATGCATCATGCTGACTTTAACCCTAATGTCCTTCAATACATGTCTAGCTATCTGTTGGCCACTGCGATACCTTTCACTTGTTGATTCGGCAAAAAAGAAAATAACCGCAGTAATATGGGTAATAGCCTTGCAGAATCCATTGTGGTCATTAATCTATCAAAGCCTGAATGCCTCAGTGACGTATATAATTGAAAACGACCCAAGCTGTCCAAATCCACTGAATGGATTTGCTTCAAGGCAAATTGGAATTGTATTTATTCTACTGTGTTTTCTTGTGATTTTAATAAGCTATTGTTTAATATACCGAGAAGGAAGGCGGGCTGGGTATTTTGTGTCCACCAATGTGCATGCAAGGAATACCATTCTGATCCATGGCATACAATTAAGTTTCTTCATTCTCCCGGTTTTGCTCACAATAGGAATAAGTAATAAGCCTAACTTAATAACACTGAAACTAGTCAACACTGCCGTTTTTTCCATAGCTCAGTGTCTCAGTCCAGTGATTTATGGCCTCAGGTGTAAAGAGCTTAGAAATAAATTAGCTGATACCAAATTCTGTTGCTGTGTTTTAAGACATAGGAAGAAAAATGCGGGTGTAATTCAGCTGAGCGAAATCCATGCCATTGACACCATCGCTGTTGCTAGAAGCAGTCAAATCTATAATCACTGA